The sequence AAATCTTCTCAGCGATAATCAaagtttacagatgggaaaatgcaGCTGAGAATTTagtagagtttgatttaaggccaTTTCCTTCGTATATTTTGATCTGTGATGTTgacatttgtgttttaatggttataaagcatTAAACTGTTTGGATCTCAGTATCTATGGTCATTATTGTCTAATTCCCTCTCCACTGCCTGACCTCCCAACCCCAAAGTTTCCCCACAACTgggaacatttaaaataaattgaaaaaaatgcttaaaatgaacattgatattatccaccAAACTTAATCGAATTCTGCCAAGCTTAACTATGAAGAGACAATCTTGCAATGGTTGGGGACTGTCAAAGGACTAGATCGTCTAGTTGCCTCCTTCCCATGGCTGTAGTCCTCAGAAGTTAGCAATCGCATTCCTTACAATAGGGCTCTGGGGACCATTTACTCCATCAAAATGAACACAGACTACCTCAATCCTTTTCCTTTCAAGCCACCTGCCAGATTCACCACTAGAGGAGACTGTCCATTGCTGGCTCATCCACTTGCAAAGAacacccccccctccagatgtCTGCAGAGGTGTGAAAGCAAGTGGGGAGTATGAGAGGTTACTGCTCTGATGGTCGAGCACCATCTTCCAGTAACTACCCCGGCCAGGTCCCCTCCGCTACCACTCTGATTCAGATGCTATCCACAGGCATGACACAACGCTGCAGGTACATGCAATATACTCAGAGGGTGTAGGAGCGCAGCAGGGCCACCCTGCTGTGGGGGTGGCTCTTTGGGTCTGTGCTGCACGTATCCCAGAGAGCGAAAGCATGTACTTCCTGGGGACAATACCCTGTGAGACGCGCCTTTAAAGAGCGCAAGCCACAGGGCACAAGGAAGAGTTGCCCCAGAGGGGTATGTCTCCTTACAATGAAAATCCACCCAGGGGACCTTAGTATAACAGGCATAAGTCTCTCCACGTTACAAGCTATGCAAAGCTGAATGCTCAGAGTGGAGTCTCTTCATTCACTCCTGTTGCAAAAGCCCAGGTACTACCCCAGCCCTTCCTGATCCTTGGGATCACAGGGGTGAATGACTGACAGAGCAAGAGAACCTCCAGCACAAACCTTTCCAGGAATCACCTGCTCTCGTACCTGCCAGCAAGGGCTGCTGCCCTAGGAACAACCCCGGCTCCACACCACCAAGTGAGCAGTAAGTAGGTGAACTTGGGGCTAAGTAGCACTATGTAGCACCAGTCCAGTGTAGCCAGACACCGTGCAGGGTTCTCCCACCTCTCTAGGCCAGTCGATCTCTGGAGACATGCAGCGCAAGCCACTCATCCTTCCCCAGGCCTTTGTTGAGCAAAAGCTTGCCACAGAGTCAGACCACTATCTCCTTAAGAGACTAGAGGTCATTTCACTTGTGATCCAAActagatttgaacccaggtctccagaggtgaaagACTGAAGCGTTAAGCAGCTGTGCTCCTGGAACCAACTCGGTGAAAGGGCTAATCTCTCAAGCCGAaaattttcctctctctcatgttTCAGGAGCAGCTTCTATCAGGAGGGAGCTGTTCAGGGAGAAGGCTTTGAGCTTAAGGGCTAACAGGAGTGAAACCCAGTCAGGGCCTGTCACTGTGTGAAACAGACATTCAGACTAGCATGTCTGTTACAGCACAGACTCCATACTGTGTGGCCCTATGGCATTTTCAACCGCAAGAGACCAGCCCCATTACCCACTGGCGATGGACACAGTGTACCAGAAGTTTTAGACTAGTCCTGCACTCAGCCAGGTAATTCACTCTGCCGCACAGCTCTGCCTCTAACCCAGCCGATCAGACCAGAATGATGAGCCACAGCGGGGACTTGGGGCCATCATGCACCATGGTGTCAGTATATTAACGCCTAGAGAGCACTCAGTTACAGACTAGCCAGGGGCCTGCTCTTAGTCGCTTCCAGGACACAAGTTTGTTCCTTTTGTGGATACTTAAAGGAAATTCACTAGGGCAAAAAACAGCAAGCCCCTTTAGGTTTTGTGCCATTGTTTCCCCAAATCATTACGCAGAGCACAATCCTGctagatgctgagcaccctcagctcccactgaatgcaAGTTGAAAGGACTCAGcccctcacaggatcaggcccttggaatCAAACACTGTCAACTCAGTGTAGGCTTgcagggactgatccaaagcccagcgAAGTCagagggagtctttccattgacttcagggtaCTTTGTATCAGGCCCTTCATGGGAGTTTGAAGATACGCTTAACCTCATGACAGACTAGCCATCCCGTTTCTAATAAGGTTTTCTAAACCCCTATGTTTAAAAAGCGGCCACAAAAGCTTTTGTGGGGCAAGGAGCAGTTTGACTTTAAACATTCTCCTGCAATGCAGTGAACCCAAACAAGACAGCAGAGACTAGAGAACTGGCATTTCAAGTGCAGACCAGACACAGTAGTGAAACTGACCAGCTAACAAGGTGAAAACTTAAAaaacccccaccaaaaaaaccacaaaaaacgaACATAAAACCAGAAGAGCAGAAGTGGGAGAAGTCAATTCATGTTTTAGAAGCTCTCCGGTTGAATCAGCTGTGGCTGCATAAGTAACACAGAGCACCaatcttattttaatttttcaatttaaaCAGGGTCCCTTTATAGCTCATGTGCTCGGGCGCTGAGTGCGTGCCAGCTTGGGAATTCCAGccagaagagcaagaaaaatgcaGTTATGGGTTTGAGCAAAGCCTCAAAACGAATAAAAGGCTTCACTGTGTGGAAAACTACAGCCGGATTAAGCGCATTCAAATGTAAATACACACTCGGCACTTTCGCCTCTGCCGAGCCCTGTACACTAGGTGGCTAAAGCCAATCCAAAAGGAGGAGAAAAGTGGCAGGAAGGTTAAGGTGCAGCTCCAGCTTTGTGCAGCAGCTGAATAGCAAAGAGATCCTCTCCAGCAGGATTAGCTTGTCTGAGCCTAACAATTCAGAACCACTGCAGCAGCACCATCTCAAAGGCAACTGCACGTTCTGAGCGTCAGATGTCACTTACCAACATGTTCGGAGAGGAACACGACAAAGAATGGAGTGACCAGGTCATTAATCCCTTGGACGTAGCCACTGGCTGGGTGTCGGATGGCCCAGATAAACAGGATTCTTTCAAAGATCTAGGAAAAGCAAGGAGGAAAGCCAGACATCTGTGTTAGCCAGGCCCAGAGGAGAGGCAGAGAAGCATGCATAATAGACagatggggcagggcaaggggtcaGTGGGGGAGATCATGGTTTGGCAGAGCCATTCCTAGCAGCAACGCTGATAGGATAAAAAAGTAAGCAAGCTAAAGAACCAGGACTCCCTGGGGTGTATATGAAGCACAGCTCCCACTCTCAGCCCAGCCCATACCTCCCCAAACCTCAGCATTAGGTTTCCTTGGTGAGTGAACACAGAGCCTGAGTTTCTAAGATCCAGATGCAGCCCTAGATGTGGTGTCAGGCCCTTCCAAAGGCCAGGTAGAGTTTTCACGGTATTACCAGAGCTGTCTGACTGCTAAAAATTGCCAGAGTGAGTTACCCAAGACATTTGCCTCACACAAGCCTGACCACTGTTAGCTCCCAGCTAAGCCAGTTCCCGGCTGTGGAGCATCCAAGTTAGAAGCCAGGCTAGGGTGTCTCTTTACTGCAGTAGCACATCCTTGTTATGGCCCCCAAAGTAGTTCTACAAGTCGGGCACCCAAGGGCTTTTCTGATTTCCTGGAGAGTTACAGAGCATGCTGTGACTGACTCCATACAGGCTTCTTCCCAAGTATCCCTGTGCCTAGGCTCCAGAATCCCATGCCCTCTTCTAGTATGTCAATAGCCTGTGATCTGAGTCTCTAGTGGGGAGAGAGATGTCAGGTTCCCGGTGCCCTGGCAGAGCTCTTCCTAAGTCCTTGAGTTCCTCCTACAACATACACTAGTGAGTCCTCTCAGGAAACTGGCAGACCAAGAACTCTGCCCTAAGTGCAGATCAGTTCCGTTCAATCTGATCAAGCTGCTTGTACCTCCTAGCAACCCCGCTAAATCTTGGGTGTCTCATACAACAGAGGCTGGGATTCTCATGCCTGCTCCCACCAGGGAAAGGCTTGCACATCCAACTTTGATGGCCAGGCTTTAATGTAGCCTACTCTGGCACGATGGCCTTGGGCTGGTTTCAAAGAGCACTTCAGATTTTTGACCAACTCTGAGTTACCTTTAGCCAACTATATCAATCTGTGCCCTTCATAATTGGAGCTCCTGGCCAGAGTCCCTAGAGCAAATCTTTAAAATAGGTCTCCAAAAAGTTTAAAGGCTAAAGGAACTTCCCCAATAAAGTCATAGGGCACGTTAGGACTGGTCTACGCTGGGACACTTACCCGCAGAACTGTACCAATATAGTATTACTGCTATAACCCTCCACCAGCACACCCTTATTCTGGAATCCCAGGCTAACCTGAGCCAGGCCCCTAAGTTTCTTTCAAAGCATGACAGAGCCCAGTCGTGGTTTTGTTCCTTCAAAAGAAGAGCCCACACCAAACACACTCTTGCCACACGGTAAAAGGGACTGGATGTGCCATCCAACAGCTAGAACAGCTAGCTGTTAGTATGGCACAGCTATTTGTAGTCagatggatagagcactggattggAACATAAGAGACTCTGCCAGCAAATCACTTCCCCCCTTTGTCTTCTCTATTTTCATGGTAGACTCTCTCAGGCAGGCACCGTCATTTACtgtgtgcttgtacagcactAAGCACAAGGGAGTCCCAATCTCGGTTGGGATGCCaacacctcctccccacccccccagtacTACCCAGAGGAAACACCCAGCCTTGTGCAAGATCCCCCTTCCCATGGGGTGCTGGTGTCTGAATGGTGGGGTGGCTACATTTACATCCAACATCCCCCTCCAAACAGATGTGGTAAGGCTGATCCTAAACTGCATATTAGAAAGGGGGGAGGCCTGCCCTGGGTGGAGGCAAGTCCCCAAATCCAGATGACTAGATTAACTCCACCGGGCTCCATTGGAATGGCCCTCTCAGCACAGAATACGTGCCCCTAGGAGCACGCCCCAAAGCCAGATAGACCTGGTGCCCTGGGTGGAACGGAAGCGTCTCCCGCTAGAAGCCCATGGTCACCAGCAGGACTTGGCCTGCCCCACTGCAGGGAAGCTAGAGAGACTCATCCCGCCTCACCTCCTGGACTAGCGGCTGCTGGAAGAGTGGGATGAGAGGGTTTGTCCTGGGAATGTCGATGTGGATCTGAAAAGGAGAGAGGCAGAGCGGGTTAGACACACTGACCtcgtggggaggagagggagctgcGATTCGAGGCGCTGATGGAGAGGAAAGAGGCCAAATCCCTCAGCCGCCCCACAGGGACAGACCTTGCTTAGAGGCAGAGGGAAGTGCCTAAACTCTAGTCCCCACCGCTCAAttctggggaagggggagcagctAGAAGGGCTAGCAATCGGTGCACGGGCGACAAATCCAGCCGATGAGAACCACTGATGCATCTGATACAGCCGCTAACAAGGCAGGATGGGGCACAACACCCTGCCCTCACTGGGGGAGATGGACTCCACCTTGTACGGGTTGCCCCAGCTCTAGCTGCTGTGATCCTATGcaggccagagagcagtggcaaGCACAAGAGGCAGAACGGGGAAGAAAGGAAGCGTCAtactgggggggagcgggggagaggaggagaaagggggggggaggctggCCGGCAGGAGGGCCTCACCCTTGGGTGCAGGAAcccaaaggaggaggaggagcagcagcagcaaggccTGTACCTGCCGGTAGGTGTCCTGATGATGCTCTTCATTCCTGGAATCGTAATACTGCTCAATGAAGCCGAAATACTCCTCCCGCTTGCGCTGCAAGGTCAGCTTCCTCCGCTCCTTGTTCGCAGGGAGATAGCCCTGCGGCAGAAAGCAGCCTGTCACAGTaggtccccttcccctctccctcctgccccaaccaCGGTCAGTCCCCTGCAATCCTGCCAAGCAGCAGTTTGTCCAGGAAGCGCTTCCAGCCTGCATGCAAAGGTTGGAGGAGGGGAATTCTCCAGAGCTTCAATGCTCCCAGCATATGTCTGATATCCTTCCTGCCTGACCCCAGGGCAACCTGCCAACACCCTGCTGCATGAGATCTGATTGCTTGTTTCCACACGAATAGCTGAAGACCGCGCTCTCTAAAGCTACAGGAAGATACCGAACAGGTGTGCGAAGCGGCAGGTAGGGCTCCACTCCAAGCAGGAGGCAAGACCACACTGACATGGGCGTTCAGATCATGCGGTGCATGAAGGTGCTGGATAGCACCTGTGTGTTAGCTAGAGCCTGTGAGATTTGGTGAGGAAAGGGGCTGAGGCGGAGAAAATGAACTTGTAGCATACACAAGATGAGAGCTCCGCTGAGGGAGAACTCGTCGGCTTTAACACTGAGGCCAAACTAGCCTTCATTGTATTTTAACATGGCTTGTTACTGACTGCGCTGATCCCCACTGCACGGTCATGCCCATTTCAGGGTGCCCATCAGCGACCTCAGAAAGCGTGGGGTTTGAAGGTCAGGAATATCAGATCTCCACTTCCCCGGGTTTGCTGCAGGACTCCACAGTGAATTGGAGAACTGGCAGCATTGAGACATCCCACCCGACTCCAAAACCTGTGTGACTGCGGGGAGGAATTTTTAAGCATGACAGATGTTAGCCGTGCAGCTCAAGGAAGTGCTGGAAGGTGCTCACGTACTGTGGTGCTGAGTGTGACAAACTATTCTGTGCTAGAGAGTCCATTAAAAAGAGGGAAGCCGCCAAGCAGGGAGGCTCTCTCTGCTGGAAAAATTAGGCCATTTTAGATCACAAAGGAGCAGCAAATGAGAcaggcaacaaaaaaaaaaaaatctttgcagatTCCTCTTACAGGCTTGGCCCAAGGCCATTCAATGTGGTTGGTGGGGTCACCGCTCTGCGCACCGTCTGCATTCACATGCACCAGTGTACACCTCAGTGGCATGCTAGTGACGCTCTCAGACCCTGCTGCTGGTTTCTGGAGCTGGAGCAAAGTATGACCACATCACCTTGCTGAGGTCCCTGCCCTCCACCCATCTGGGAGTTCAGGCCTTGAGGCTCTCCCCTTGTCATCTGACCCGAGACCCCTCGCTCCTTAGGTGCCTCTGTCTCCTCCTCAAGTTCTTGAGCTTTCTCCTCCTAACAGTCAGATCAGCCTCCCATTCTCCAGCCGGTAAGTGACCCCCCTTCCCTAAAGCCCATTTATTCCAATGAGCCTCCCGCACGGAGGAGCTCTGCGCCTGGAATCTTATTTGCCCAGGTGAGACCGCaggctcctcagggcagggctcTCCGTTCCGTTCTGCCATACACCTTTAAGGTGTCCTGCAAAGAAGAGTTTGGATTCTTTGCTGGGTAGCATATAGTGTGGCCTGCACAGGAAAGGGCAATTTATACATAAGGAACGGCTCCATACTCAAGGTCATGGACCACCATGGAACTGGGCAGTCCCATGTCTAGATAGTCATACATGGATTTGCCCCGGGGCCATGCACTGAGCTGATCGGACCTAGTTCAATGCACACAGGAGCATTCATGTTTAGCAAGCCTAAGGCATGTTCATTTGCACGCCCTTCTGTGTGTACACATCCCCCCGTGGGCCTCTGGGCTGCCATCACCCTCATGCGCCCGTTGATTGTGGCACCGGGGCAGATTTGAAGGTGTCGTGCCGGGTGTTGCTGCACCCAGCTCCATGCGAGGCTGCTCAGCCTTTCCCCAGGAACCCCGGGCCGCAGTGGTCGGCACTCACCGACAGGAGTCGCCATGTCACAGGCCGGACCTCTCTGGGCACGCCAGGCCAGCTGCATTTCCTCAGCTCATCTGCAAATGGACAGTGGTGTCAATGGATTAGATCCCAGGCACGTCCCGAATGAGGTCCCCGGCTAGGTAGAGCTACACCTAAAAGGAGAGGAAACCCCAGTCTGCTCCTGCAGGCTCCGGATACGCTGAGCCCCCAGGGAGGCTCCATGTCTCTGATGCCTGGGACACAAGTGCAGAACAAGCACGCTCATTGATAACATCGACAGGagaccagcccagcccagccgaaCCAGCCTCCAAAAGACCCAGAGGCCCTCAGCAATCCCATCCATCACCCCAGTGACACTGGCCCACATCTGACTGGCACAGAAGTGCCCTCGTGACCCACCCACCTTTCCACCTAGCCCCGCACTCACCCAGGTCCGTGttgtggctggagaggagctgccGGAACTTCTCCAGGCGTGTTTTCTCCCGCACTGTCATTGGGGGAGCCCCCGACGCGTTCTGGTCAGAGATGCGGGCGACAAGTGGAATGATGGGTCTGAGTGGGAGGGACTGCTGTTTGTGCAGGGTGTTCCGCATGCAGACATCCTCTGGAAGAGGGTTCAGATGTGctgtgagcaggggcggggggggggggggatggccgCGTGCAGTAGCAGTTAAAGCACAGAACTGGggtcaggagatctaggttctacTCCTCATTCTCCTACTAATccacgcctcagtttccccacctgcataATGGGGATAAATCCCTCCCTCAGAATTCATTCCCTCACATTTGTACAAGTGCTTTGGTATCCTCAGATGGAATGGAAGTATCTCAGGAGCCCCCAAACAAAGGAGAGTCCCCCCAGGGTCAAGCTGCTCTCTAGTCACTGGAAAATGCTTGAAAAAAGTTTACTGGTCGAGAAAGAATTTGATCTGGTCTCTTGAGTGCACCCAGGCACCTGCCGAGATCCCCACCCTTAGAATCGGAGTGTTTCAGGCCAAAAGGGCCCaccagatcacctagtctgaccacctgtatggCACAGgccacccctccgcccccactaAACCTAACTACTGAAACTAGACCAAAGTGTCTCAGCCCACAGGAGACTGGATTGTTATattccacaggcagagaataggagggaccgaggtgcaccagtgcctgaagCCCCcgcaatggcagggaactgaaTACGCAAGagatacccagataatcctggcaagtgacttgccctcacatgctgcagaggaaggtgaaaacgcCCCCACAGTCACTGCCGATCTGACCTGCTGGAAAGTCCCTTCTCAACCCCCAACaggatcagttagaccctgaacatttgattaagaaccagccagccaagcacctaaGACAGACAATgttcagtgccacctcagagacCCGGCCCTCCCCATCTTCAGCTGTGGCCAAATCTGGTATTTCACAGGAAGgagaccaaaagaaaaaaataatcggAATACGTTGACCCCTGCAGGTGATGGacgccctgaagcatgagattttggGAACATAAGACAAACCAAAAGGAGGCCCCAGGGCTGCCAAGCCCAGCACTCTGCCATCACTAGCAACCCAGCCCTACAATCCCACTCACgcatttgtccagctctctcttcaCTAATTATATTGTTTGCCCAGCCCCCCCAGAACTGCTAAGTCTCCCATAATTCCCAATGACCATCTCActggctttcccccaccctgtacCACATCCACACTCCCACTGTTGGAGAGCCAGGCATCCCCGCTTTCCGGTAGCGGCTCTCACACTTTCATACCATGAACCACTGATCCAGCCTGAGGAAGTCACAGCGCAGAGAGGGGATGCCAGGAGGGCCTGGCTGCAATCCCATCAGCCAGGATGGAACAaggccagctccctgcagccgtTCTTCCATCACTTCCTCCTTATCGACCCTTTCCTCTCACTCCTGATGTTCgtcctctccttccttcccccctttTGCATGCAGCATGCCTGCCTGCCACTCGACCAGCACTCCACCACAACTCAGAGCGGGAGGGGGCTTGGGAGTCCCAGGGAAACCGACCTTGAAGTTTACCCCACCTTGCCTCCTTTAGCCTACCAAGCAGTCAGAGCTTGAATAGAAATGGAGCCATTACATGGCCTCTGATGCCACCTAGTGGCTGGACTCATCTGCTGTCTCCTTTTCACATGGTGAGTATCTCGTCCGGCATTTCTAGGTCCACTGGCAGCACAGAAGGACACGTTTAGACGacctcagactttaaggccagaaaggaccatcatgatcatctagtctgaccacctgcacatcgcaggccacagaacctacCCATCCACTCCTGGAATAGACCCCCAACCTCTCAGTtacagaagtcctcaaatcaaggtttaaagacttcaagttacagagaatccaccatttacactagtttaaacccacaagtgacccatgccccatgttgcagaggaaggcaaaacccccacaaggtttctgccaatctgacctgtgggaaaattccttcctgaccccaaatctggcaatcagttagaccctgagcatgtgggcaagacccataaggcagacacctgggaaagaattctctgtagtaactcagagccctccccatctagtgtcctgtcaCCCTGCAGCCTCTGATCAGACACTGACAGATAAAGCAGTCACATGCCTGGAATCAGACCAGGGTGCAGCACTGATGTGGCAAGACACTCAAGCCAGAGGAGTTAATCTAGTGCACCAAGTACAGCGCTCCGGCTGGGCAATCAGGCTAGGAACAAGGCAAAGCGTCCCATCAGACTCAAAGGATCCCATTCCGACCTGTTCCAAGTGGGCGCAACTCCACCAGAGCTGTATCCGCTTAGGaaaggtctgaatttggcccagagattCCAAGAGCAGCacatggggttccaaagagcCATAGGCAGAGCATCTCTGACAAGGCTGAATCAGATGGCCTAGatttgaagcactggaatagaatGGAGGATCACCTGGGCAAACCAAAGCTTTGAAATTAGTAGCTGGAGGCTGAATTCCACAGTCAACCAATACAGCATGTGGGCACTAGCTTCAAAGGCAGACAGCTAGGATAGCATATGAGCAACAGACTGGTGACTGCCTCTGGAGAGAGGCTCTCTTACCAGGTGATCTGGACAGCTGGGCCTCGctgctggacttgatgaccttgcAGTTGGCTGGCATCTCGCTGAGAGCAGACTGTGCCCGCTCGGGTTTCACACGCAGCTTGCTGTGGTTCTCCAGCACCTGGGCTGCCGTGGCCTTGGCTACTTTAGAGTTCAGGGTttggaaagaggaggagaagtcTTCATCTTCATCATCGCCGATGTCCCAGGCATCACTGGTGTTGCGTGCAAACTCGTGAAAGCTAGAGGCCTTCTTATTTTTCAGGGGCAGCGCATTGCCCTTGGAATGTTCCTTAATGAAGCTGGGAGTCAGGGACAGAGGGTAAATGCCACGGAAAGAGCCAACCCCAAGCTCCTTACTCCTCCCACAAGCCCATTCCATGTaccctcttctcttcctcccgTGGTACAATCCCTTCCCCTTCCAAATACTTCCTTCCCTTTACCCTCTGGTATACCCCGCAATGCCTCTTCATCCCATGGTAccatctcctccctccttcctagGCATGAACTAAGGAACGCATGAAATCCCTCCAAGCAACCCCCACGGCAAGTACAACACTGGAAGGCAAAACAAAGCTGGTACAGTCTCAACACAGGGAAGACCAATGTACCAACCTAACCGTTCCtatcaggaaggtgttcaagtCTATCTACTCTACCCAGCCGGGCAAAGGAGAGGAACTGATTGAGCTCCAGGCTGCATGAGGCCACTCCTAGGCTTGCAACTGCCTCAGCCGCATACAAGAACAGGAAAAATAATGGATAAATTCAACCCAGGGAGATGTACAGGAGCAGCTCTGTGCTCACACACGCAGGATACAACTGCAGGCCAGACTGGCCTGCTGATGATTTCAGACACAGGGAGAGCGCTCCCACTACCTTCAAGCTCCACGAGTCAAAGTCCACCGTGATAAGGAGCCAAAGCCAGGCAATAAAGTCTCCCTTTCAGTGCTGGGGAAACGTGCTGACTTGACAGTCCTAGGGGCTGAAGTGCTGCCCACTGACAGGGCAGAGACAGCAGGGGAAGCAGCAGAGATGTGGTTCCCAGGTCCTCCCTATTGCCCGGGAGGGATCCCCTCTAAGAGCAAAGGGGGAGGTCAGTCACCATCACCCAAGGAATCCTTGGTCTCTTCTGCTGACAGCACCCAAGGGGGTGGCTGTGACAGTAGTTATATGATGCGGATTCCTTGCTACTAAGGTGAGGCCATGGGCTCATTTCACACAAGCCAAACAGCCATCAACTGGGAATGTGGGTCAGAGTCAAACAGATGACCTACCGGTGCA comes from Lepidochelys kempii isolate rLepKem1 chromosome 21, rLepKem1.hap2, whole genome shotgun sequence and encodes:
- the TBC1D22B gene encoding TBC1 domain family member 22B isoform X1, which encodes MAAESSRQFWKRSAKLPGSIQPVYGAQHPPLDPRLTKTFIKEHSKGNALPLKNKKASSFHEFARNTSDAWDIGDDEDEDFSSSFQTLNSKVAKATAAQVLENHSKLRVKPERAQSALSEMPANCKVIKSSSEAQLSRSPEDVCMRNTLHKQQSLPLRPIIPLVARISDQNASGAPPMTVREKTRLEKFRQLLSSHNTDLDELRKCSWPGVPREVRPVTWRLLSGYLPANKERRKLTLQRKREEYFGFIEQYYDSRNEEHHQDTYRQIHIDIPRTNPLIPLFQQPLVQEIFERILFIWAIRHPASGYVQGINDLVTPFFVVFLSEHVEEDVENFDVTTLSQDVLRSIEADSFWCMSKLLDGIQDNYTFAQPGIQKKVKALEELVSRIDEQVHNHFRKYEVEYLQFAFRWMNNLLMRELPLRCTIRLWDTYQSEPEGFSHFHLYVCAAFLIKWRKEILDEEDFQGLLMLLQNLPTIHWGNEEIGLLLAEAYRLKYMFADAPNHYRR
- the TBC1D22B gene encoding TBC1 domain family member 22B isoform X2, with product MAAESSRQFWKRSAKLPGSIQPVYGAQHPPLDPRLTKTFIKEHSKGNALPLKNKKASSFHEFARNTSDAWDIGDDEDEDFSSSFQTLNSKVAKATAAQVLENHSKLRVKPERAQSALSEMPANCKVIKSSSEAQLSRSPEDVCMRNTLHKQQSLPLRPIIPLVARISDQNASGAPPMTVREKTRLEKFRQLLSSHNTDLDELRKCSWPGVPREVRPVTWRLLSGYLPANKERRKLTLQRKREEYFGFIEQYYDSRNEEHHQDTYRQIHIDIPRTNPLIPLFQQPLVQEIFERILFIWAIRHPASGYVQGINDLVTPFFVVFLSEHVEEDVENFDVTTLSQDVLRSIEADSFWCMSKLLDGIQDNYTFAQPGIQKKVKALEELVSRIDEQVHNHFRKYEVEYLQFAFRWMNNLLMRELPLRCTIRLWDTYQCSPECLPQACWGEPGAKAGYAGLAGAILMLQGLTQFCVLSSRSRKDSPISTCMSVPPS